From the Telopea speciosissima isolate NSW1024214 ecotype Mountain lineage chromosome 9, Tspe_v1, whole genome shotgun sequence genome, the window ataagggagagaagaaaatcACAGTAGCTGCAATAGCAGCCACCTCCAgcaaaagaagaggaggaaaagaagtagcagaaaaaggaggagagaagaagatcgCAGCAGCTGCcggcaaaagaaaaagaggcatTCCTGTTTTTGGTCTTTTGTCCTCCTTCGCCCTCTTCTTCCGTTTGACATCAGTGTGAGGCTGTGAGCAGGGAACCGGAAAGAAAATATGGATAGACCTTGAAGGAAGATTGGTTGGGGGGGGAGTGATGGTGATAGAGACAAAATATAATAGAATCAGTGAAGGGCCATGGCTGTCACCATAGACTCTAACTAAAATCCATCCATATAGGATCAAAGCCTGCTGGAGATTGATATTGAGATTGACCAGCATCCCTACCCGAAGAACCTTGTAGAGCGAAGACAGCCAGTGCCAGCTGCATCCTTACAGATCTGAAAGTAAAGTCAAATCGATACCTTTCAAAGCAAGAcccttttgaaattaaaatttcttcattttatacATTAGTCCTtctaaattataaataaaaggagtCAGACTTCTCAATTTACCCTCTTCAAAGTTAAAACTAAGGAGAAAAACTAATATTTTACccctgctccccccccccccccccaaacacctATTTTATATGTGATGCTTTTCCTGCTTAGGCCCTGAGACGACAAGGTGACCATCCACTGCTAGCCCATTTGCCAATTGTGACATTCTTCTAAGCATGAGTTCAGGTAATTGACTCATcatactttcttctttttttatacaTGACATATCTTTACATATTGTTTATTTATGGAGTATTGTGTTGCAAAACAATATTCTTCCAGCATGATGTATCCTAAGTACATATTCATGTGTTTTTGAGCATTTCCATGTGTACATTTAGTGTATCTTGCATTTCTTAGCGTCTCTCCTATACGTCTCTTAAAACCGCACCCCCGATATGCTGACCAATACCGATACTCGATACTCAATACCTTGCACATACACACATGAGGTTAATCTCTTAGAAATGTTTGACTAATATGGACACGTTTGCAATCGAGCAACTGCTGATTGAGCTCAAAGGAAggtaaaaatcaaatggaaaTTAGTTTTGAGAATAGAGGATGACAAGCAGGAGGGGACCACATCTTAACTTGATTATGAAGATCCCAAATCAGAGCAGCTGTTGTTAACatgttttctttaatatttaAAGAACGCCTTTTACATCCTTCCCCATGCTTGGGATTGTTATGGTTAGTTTGCTAAAACATAGAATGCATGAACATGCTATTTCAAAGATCCTGCACTATCTCAGTGGAGAAAATATCTATATTGAAAAACCACATCAAATCCCAATTGTTCAACAGTAATCAGTCCTAAGCAAACTCAATTTTAATAGTCACCTAGTACATTTTGCAAAATCCCATTCTGGTACGAAGAAATGACAAAACACATTCAAGTGCACAGTGCTACTTCACTTTTGTCTCATTTCTTGACCCTCATAGTGGAACCTACAATGTGcccaacaaataaaaaatgtacTATCCCTTTAGCCCATTGGTACCTTGGAGTGATCTACGTCTTTAGTTCCCATGTCCagagtagggctgtaaatggataaccgaaaatccgaattcgatccacatccgtatgcgtttaggggcatccgtattcgattagagatatccagaaaaaaatccgaatactccgattaaaatccgaatccgaatacttaattataaaaaattaagtaaataacgatcttgagggtttctgaagattcaacaggttctagaatatgaggaaaagagaatcatgatctaaaactatggattgagagtgaactGTAtgcactagggggaggaaggttcgggttacacaaggcagaggtgtaaacggatggtcaaaaatccgaattcgatccgcatccgaatccatccgaatccgtttagaggtatctgtattcgaccaggaaatatccaaatccgattacatctgatccgtatccgagccgaatccgatccgtttacaagccTAGTCTAgagacaccccccccccccaaaaaaaaaaaaaaactatatatttCCAGCAATACAAGACCTCCACTGATTGCAAACACATGAAAATTTTGAACAGCCACGAAAACTATCAAATGAAGACCTTAGAAACTAATAAATCTCTAAGACTTCTTTAGAAACCTGCCCTACATGAACTGAATTTGTTGGAGGACAATGAATTATAAACTATGAACTAGCCCCGTATGCGCACCTATCCCCTTCTTTTCTGTTACAGATGTGCCTATATTATTTGGCTTAATAAACAAAGAAGAGTTAGATAGTTTTGGAACGATATGGGCAGCAGGCAGGGTGAGATCCTTGCAGATGGGATTCTCCCTCCTCCTTCAAGGGATATCTATCACATATACTCCCATACAGAAATTCCAGATATCGCTCTGTTGCATGGGTTTAAGCATGGGCATCGGCTATGAGTCTCTCTGTCTAGGAGTTAGATCCTGATAGTAAATCTTAGGACAAGGCATCCAGGTTAATATGGATCTAACAACTGGGTATGGGTACATGGACACATCATAAATAATTTACATACAATTTCCGAATAAGGCAAAAATGCTTAAATCTAATACCTATTTCATAGTGATGTATTCTCTGTTTTCTGCTAATGATCTGACAATTTCCTGCTTGAACAGATATCCAGGAGGATTTGAGTCTTGTATTCTCTGCTTTCTGCTAATGACATAAAACTAGAAGTGTAGAACTAAGGATGGATGATTCACAATCTTAAGTACTACGATAATCCAAATTTAAACAGAATTTATGGAGTGCAATTAGagtaaaatagaaatagaaatgaagGTTATGATTAATGATCAAATTACCCCAAAATGATCATTTCTATATCTTGGTTTAATCGTGAGGAGAGGGAGATGGAATTATAATGGGATGGATGGAAGTGGAGAGGAACTTCATGAGTGTTGTGAGGTTATAACATTACAATTTAAGGCTAAATTTTATAAGACAGCTGTACAACAAGCAATGCTGTATGGAACCGAATATTGGGCAATAAAGAAACAACTTAAACTGGGAGTAAGTgcaatgaggatgttgagatggatggtGGCAAGACTAGAAGGGGTAAGATTAGAAGTGAATACATCTTAAAACTCAACATTTGCACTGATCGGTAAGAAGATGAACAGAAATTGGTTGATAATGGTCTGATTATGCAATAAGGCCCAGGAATGCACTAGCAAAAAGTGATATTGTGCAACTTTGTGGTGGTAAAAGAACAAGGATAAGGCTGAAGATCTGGATTAAAGTGGTGGATGACACAAATGCATGTGTATAACAGCAGCTAAGGTTCTCAATAGAGTGGGAAAGTATAGCGGGATCCGAGTAACTGATCCCAAGCACTTGGGATAAGGATGAGTTGAGCTGAGTTGTACGCCTACACAAGAAGTCCATTGGATTCCCAACAATGTTCTTTTGAAGGAAAACCTCCCAAGTCATTGATGCTCTCTAATGCCAACTTACTAATCTTATAGTGCAGTGGATATGGCGGTACAACTTATGAAACGAGTCCACTCCTTTGtttatattcttcttctctgtctttCAATAAGACGATTGAACAAATTTTGACGATCTGtcatataataatattttttagcAGTTAAACCCCTTAAATGTCACTCAGGGGCTTCAAGTTTGCCAGAAGAAAAATTATGTATACATAGGAAAAACAAACTAAAAGGATTTCCCTGAAGGAATTCCAAAAGGTCACCCTCCAGACCAGCTTGTTAAGAATTTACTCTTAACAAGTCATCCAAAGTTCAAGCATACCTCTTATCTTCATTGTTTTTGATATATAAAAAAGGCAGAGGTTACACATAAAAGGATCATATTACTAGGATCATACATTTGTCTTGAAATGCATTGAACAAAGTATTTAGTTCCATCCTTGATAACCATACAAGAGCCTACTCATCAGTTCCCTTTACGTTCGTGGAAATCTCAACCCGTCTTTTCTAATCTCTCACAACTCAAAATTTTCATGATGTTTCAACAAACTCGGTGCTATTCTCAAAACTTAATTTGTCACACAACTGATCTTATCAATATAGACATCTCAAGAACTATAATTCACCATTAAGTCTCAAGCAAAACACACAAACCCTAACTACGGAATTCAACCCGCAGTATCAATGTTTAAACACCAATCTAGGTTCCATATCAAATAATTCAGGAAATCTCCTTAACCAAGCAAATTTCCCTAAAACCATAGCCTCAAATTGCAAGCCCAGCCTAAATTACCATAATAACTCTTAAGATCATACAAATatacagaaaaacaaaaacgaaaaaagGCCCCCAAGATCATTATCATTACCGGGACGTATCGAAATTTCTTTCGAGGTGGCTCTTCCAGTGCAACAGCAGCAGCGTTGTCATCTTTGGCGGTAGTCTTGTCgccattgttgttgttgctctGAGAGAGGGGAGTCCACTTGtagaggaggagatgagagcCGTTAGCACCGTTAGACTGAGAAGAATGATGATTCGCAGTGTTGGACGGTGACACGTGGAtccacttcttcttccatttccttACTGGACCACTGAACACGGTAGTTGGTCCACCATACCGAGTCGACGACCTTCCGAGTCGCGCCCCGACTCCCTCCATTTCTCTGCTAACTTCGGTGGATCGCTTGGCGGACTATGCGGCAGATCGACGAGGTTTCaaaatccctctctctctattttattCGCTGCGATGTtatacttctctctctctctctctctctctctctctctcacctaaAAATTTCAACCCCGCCAGTCATCATGATCAACGGTTCAGATTGAGTTATCGAACAAGCAATGGTCTTTTGGCAAGTATGGAGGCTACACAAGCTTCAACCATGGCTTCCGGTTCTTGAGGCTACAGTCCTTCCTCGTCCTCCTCTTTTAATGGTAAAATCGTGTCCCTGTGACCCAATCCTTTTTGGGTTGTCTTCTTTTTGTAAATTTCAATGGAAGCTCAAAGATTGCTTTCTGGGCTTTCTCCCAACTCAGCAACCCCGCAACTTCAAAAACTTGTAAACTCAACCGGTGTAAGATTACCATCTTCTTCGTCGTCTTCTTCCTTCGTTGAATCCCAAAAAAACAGAACCCATTATACTTCAAAGCTGAACTCAGCAACCCCACTACCTCAAAAACCTGGAAAATCAACCGTTGTAAGAttactatcttcttcttcttcctttattgaATCCCAGAAAATTAGAACCCTTTATAATTCAAAGCTTTTTTCCCAAAAAGTGGGAACCAGAAACGGAATTGAAGTAGTAGGGAACCTTACTGAAGCTGGAAAGGTTTCGGTCGATGGTGTTCGACGGAAAAAGTTGGCAGTTTTCGTCTCTGGTGGGGGCTCCAACTTTCGGTCAATATACGAGGCCATACTCCAGGGATCTGTTCATGGGGACATCGTTGTTTTGGTAACCAATAAACCTGGTAAattatttctctcttccacacgctcacacacacacaaagtgAAAGGTTTTATTTTTCGGATCGTTTAAACGCATTCACCTGTTTATCTTGCTTTAACCATAATGCTCATTTCTGTTAGCATTCACCTCTTCTATCATGATTTAACCATAATGCTCATTGCTGTTATTGTGGTCCAAAAGTCAGAAAGACAGGAACATTGATGTGGATGTTGCCCATTACAACCGGGGTGATGAATTACAGAGGTGCCCATGAAGTGTTTCATGATTGGCATTTTCCATTAAAACTAAGATAATAATCCTTCATGGAGTTGAGATGATAAAAATGTAAAGGTATAGGTTCTGAAGATGTcaagatggatgagtggcacaACTTCGAAGGATAGAATAAGAAATGAGATACTTTAAGGAAATCAGGACTAGCAATACTAGGTTGCTATGATGAAAGAAAGCCAAATGAGATTGTTGGGCAACGTGCAATGTAGACCAGACACTCATTTGGACACTGTTGTGCATCTCTTGCATGTATGCAAACTCAACTTGTTCTCATTTGAATTTATCCTTTCTGTCCTAAACTTTTACTAGATTGTTTCCTTCTGACTTAGGTTAAGTACATGCATTATATGCAGTCCTCTTATTTAACTTACTATCTACAGGAGAACATGAAGTCCTGTTCTATTATCTAAGCATCTAACGGTCCCAATACGAGGATGCCTTCCGCTTTTGAGAAGGAACTTGGAATGGCCTCTTGTGAAGATATTTGAGTACATATCAAGCAGAGTAACCAATGAATTAAGCGTACATAATCTTGTCCCAGTTCCTGGGTTTTGGAGGCACTGTTGTTAAATCCCACCAATTCAAAGAATGAATCACATGATTCAAATTATATCAGTGCCCCAACGATTGACAGACCCTTGTCGAGTCGTTTTCTGGAAGAATCCTTTGAATCTGTATTCATCCAGTGACTCAGTCACTAAATTGGTCTGATTCAGCCAATACTCGTGGTTCATACGGATCATAACTGAGTTCCCGATTGAGTGATTCAGTTGAAACATATCAAACTTGGATGTGATTAGTCTTTACACTTTTTTGgcattcttcttttgtttttttcaccGTTATTTAACTCTTGTCACACTTTTTTAAGGGTTGTAGAAAACTCTCCTTGCTTCTTTCACTTCCTATGAGCAAGACTAAC encodes:
- the LOC122639794 gene encoding uncharacterized protein LOC122639794 produces the protein MEGVGARLGRSSTRYGGPTTVFSGPVRKWKKKWIHVSPSNTANHHSSQSNGANGSHLLLYKWTPLSQSNNNNGDKTTAKDDNAAAVALEEPPRKKFRYVPIAVLEEQNREAAEKVDEEGEPIETDPSAGAESKSDVSNEKPDINDVPMEEAQASEKDQSVPRELSETNLDLSLGLKGHDNDHDADPKREKSKDGQPE